A region of the Vibrio tubiashii genome:
AAGTGTCACCGTGCTCTTTCTTAAGGTGAGTCAAAAGTTTCTGCTTTTCTTCATCAGTAACTTGATCACTACTCGCTTTCTTCATACCAGCGTCAGCAAGTTGTTCAATCAAGCGGTCCACTGGTGTACCAATTTCTTCACTCAGTGCCTTAACAGTAATTTGTGTCATCCGCTTCCTCCTTGCTGAAATTATTCGTCGTCGCCGAACCAACAAATGTTACGAGCAGCCATGATAAGCTCACCCGCACGTTCTTCGGTTAGACCTTCAATACCTTCGATATCATCGATACCCTGATCAGCTAGGTCTTCTAGTGTTGCAACACCTTTAGCTGCCAGTTTAAATGCCATCTCGCGCTCTAGACCTTCTAGACCAAGTAGGTCTTCTGCAGGCTCTACACCTTCGAAAGATTCTTCTTGTGCAAGAGCAAGAGTCGTTAGTGCATTCTTAGCACGATTACGTAGTTCTTCGACTAGATCTTCATCTAGACCGTCAACTTCAAGAAGCTCGTTTACAGGTACGTAAGCTACTTCTTCTAGAGTAGAGAAACCTTCTTCAACAAGCAGTTGAGCAAAGTCTTCTTCGATGTCTAGGTGCTTCATGAAGCTTTCGATTGCAGCTTGAGATTCTTCAGCGTGTTTCTTGTGAAGATCTTCAACTGTCATTACGTTTAGTTCCCAACCCGTTAGTTGAGATGCAAGACGTACGTTTTGACCGTTACGGCCGATAGCTTGTGCTAGGTTGTCTGCTTCAACCGCGATGTCCATTGCGTTTGCATCTTCATCAACGATGATAGAAGCAACATCAGCAGGTGCCATTGCGTTGATAACAAATTGCGCTGGGTTATCGTCCCAAAGAACGATATCGATACGCTCACCACCAAGCTCGCCAGAAACAGCTTGTACACGTGCACCACGCATACCAACACACGCACCAACTGGGTCGATACGCTTGTCGTTAGTTTTAACTGCAATTTTCGCGCGAGAACCAGGATCGCGAGCTGCACCTTTAAGTTCGATGATCTCTTCAGCGATTTCAGGTACTTCTACACGGAATAGCTCTGCTAGCATTTCAGGCTTAGAGCGAGTCACGAATAGCTGGAAGCCACGTGCTTCTGGTGCCACTTTGTAAAGTAGGCCACGCACACGGTCGCCTGGACGGAAGTTTTCACGAGGAAGTTGGTCGTCACGTAGGATAACCGCTTCTGCATTGTTACCTAGGTCTAGTACCACTGTTTCACGGTTAACTTTCTTAACCACGCCAGTCACTAGCTCACCTTCGTTGTCGATGAACTGCTCTACGATTTGCGCGCGCTCAGCTTCACGTACTTTCTGTACGATAACTTGCTTAGCCGTTTGAGTCGTAATACGGTCAAACGTTACTGATTCGATGTCGTCTTCAACGTAATCACCTAGTTCCAGCTCTTCGTTTTCGAATTTCGCTGCTTCTAGAGAGATTTCTTTGGTTGGGCTCTCAACTTCTTCAACAATCAACCAACGGCGGAATGTTTCAAACTCGCCAGTTTTACGGTCAATTTCAACACGAACATCAATTTCCATTTCGTGCTTCTTCTTGGTAGAAGTAGCTAGAGCAATTTCTAGGGCTTCAAAGATACGCTCACGAGGTACCGCTTTCTCGTTCGATACCGCTTCTACTACCGCTAAAATTTCTTTACTCATTTTAAATAGCCTCTAAGACTTTAATTAAAATTTAGGGATCAGGTTAGCTTTTGAAATGTTGCTTAGGGCAAACTCTTCTTCGTTACCTTCAACAGTAACTGAGATAGTTTCACCATCTACTGAGTGGATTACACCTTTCCACTTGCGACGGTTGCCTACAGCCATCTTCAAAACGATGCTTACCTCGTGACCAATAAACTGTTCATAGTGTGCAGCTTTGAATAGTGGTCTTTCTAAACCTGGTGAAGACACTTCAAGGTTGTAAGCCACTGTGATTGGATCTTCAACGTCCATTACCGCGCTAACCTGGCGGCTAACTTCAGCACAATCTTCAACATTAATACCGTTCTCGTGATCGATGAAGATACGTAATGTTGAGTGTTCACCTGCGCGAACAAATTCTAATCCAACTAACTCATAACCTGATGCCGCTACAGGAGCTTCAAGCATTTCAGTAAGTTGTCTTTCTAAACCAGTCATTTAAACCACTCCAGAAACAAAAAAAGGGCTCAGAGCCCAATTTAAATTCCAAGCAAAGCTCTAAATTCTCAATGAGAAAATTTAGATAACAAAAAACCCCGAAAAGTCGGGGTTTTTTGTTGCTGGACCCTGATACGTTAAGTGATATCGATGCCACTTAACTCGCAATATCTCTATTGCGCAAACTTGCCACATCTACTCTCTATAAAAGAGAAGAGATTTGGTTGCGGGGGCCGGATTTGAACCGACGACCTTCGGGTTATGAGCCCGACGAGCTACCAAGCTGCTCCACCCCGCGTCCGACTTGTCGAGCATTATACGCTCTCCAAGGTGTTTTACAAGTTTGTAAATCAATGGTGCCGAGAGAGGGACTCGAACCCTCACACCTAAGGCACTAGCACCTCATGCTAGCGTGTCTACCAATTTCACCATCTCGGCAGCTAATTCTATTTATCAGCTAGAAAATAGCTTATTGAGGAATTTCGTCGCCTTGAGGGGCTGGAATTTCACTCGCATCATCCGCTTGCTGAATCACTTGACCTTGCGAAGGGTCAACCCATTGAGATTCAGTTTTGTGTGTAGACATGTTGCCTAGCAC
Encoded here:
- the rimP gene encoding ribosome maturation factor RimP, producing MTGLERQLTEMLEAPVAASGYELVGLEFVRAGEHSTLRIFIDHENGINVEDCAEVSRQVSAVMDVEDPITVAYNLEVSSPGLERPLFKAAHYEQFIGHEVSIVLKMAVGNRRKWKGVIHSVDGETISVTVEGNEEEFALSNISKANLIPKF
- the nusA gene encoding transcription termination factor NusA yields the protein MSKEILAVVEAVSNEKAVPRERIFEALEIALATSTKKKHEMEIDVRVEIDRKTGEFETFRRWLIVEEVESPTKEISLEAAKFENEELELGDYVEDDIESVTFDRITTQTAKQVIVQKVREAERAQIVEQFIDNEGELVTGVVKKVNRETVVLDLGNNAEAVILRDDQLPRENFRPGDRVRGLLYKVAPEARGFQLFVTRSKPEMLAELFRVEVPEIAEEIIELKGAARDPGSRAKIAVKTNDKRIDPVGACVGMRGARVQAVSGELGGERIDIVLWDDNPAQFVINAMAPADVASIIVDEDANAMDIAVEADNLAQAIGRNGQNVRLASQLTGWELNVMTVEDLHKKHAEESQAAIESFMKHLDIEEDFAQLLVEEGFSTLEEVAYVPVNELLEVDGLDEDLVEELRNRAKNALTTLALAQEESFEGVEPAEDLLGLEGLEREMAFKLAAKGVATLEDLADQGIDDIEGIEGLTEERAGELIMAARNICWFGDDE